One window of Magallana gigas chromosome 2, xbMagGiga1.1, whole genome shotgun sequence genomic DNA carries:
- the LOC105341661 gene encoding CST complex subunit TEN1, translating to MDLPKCGSVQEISNALSTNQGSIKVTGRLIQHDCINRQATLGDPQTSASLCVDTSLTEPLEGSVGSLFQVIGEVEREDGGDTPIVRARIMRCVDGMDLLMYNRALRNQQKYFQSRNVTLVRHN from the exons ATGGACTTGCCGAAGTGTGGTAGCGTACAAGAAATTTCCAATGCTCTCTCAACCAACCAAGGAAGTATTAAAGTAACCGGGAG ATTGATTCAACACGACTGTATAAACCGCCAGGCGACCCTTGGTGACCCCCAGACTTCGGCGTCTCTGTGTGTAGACACATCCCTCACAGAACCCCTCGAGGGATCAGTGGGATCTCTATTCCAAGTGATCGGCGAAGTGGAACGAGAGGATGGCGGCGACACGCCCATCGTGCGCGCCAGGATCATGCGCTGTGTGGATGGAATGGATCTACTTATGTATAACCGTGCTTTGAGGAATCAACAGAAGTATTTTCAATCCAGAAATGTGACTCTTGTTAGACATAACTAA